DNA from Thermoplasmata archaeon:
GCCCAAGCCGACGTCTGCATCGTCCACAACGACTGGCCCCGGTGGGGCAAGCTCACGTCCAAGGACTTCGCGGGAATGCGGAGGAAGCTCGTGATTGACGGCCGGCGCATCCTGGACCGAGCGGCGTTGAAGGGGATCGAGCTGCGCATCCTCGGCGGCTAGGACGCGCTACCGGGCCATGGCCGCCGCCTTCTGCTCGAAGAACGCGATGGTCCGCCGCAGCCCGTCCTCGAGAGAGACCCTCGGCTCCCAGCCAAGGACCGTGCGGGCCTTCGTGATGTCCGGGCACCGGACCTTGGGATCGTCCGCGGGCAGCGGCTCGCGGACCGTGCCGACGTGCTTCCCCGTGAGTTTCTGGATGAGGGCCGCGATCTCGGATACCGTGCGCTCGTCCGGGTTCCCCAGGTTCACGGGGCCTGCCACGCGGGCGGCGGTCAGGAGGCGCCAGATTCCCTCGATGAGTTCGTCCACGTAGCAGAACGATCGCGTCTGGGATCCGTCCCCGTAGACCGTGAGCGGCTCGCCCCGCAGGGCCTGCCCGATGAAGTTCGGGATCACGCGGCCGTCGTCCAGACGCATCCGGCTCCCGTACGTGTTGAAGATCCGGGCGATGCGGAGGTCCAGCCCATGCTGGTGCCGGTACGCCATGGCCAGCGCTTCCGCGAACCGCTTCCCCTCGTCGTAGACACTCCGCGGCCCGATGGGATTCACGTGGCCCCAGTACGTTTCGGGCTGCGGGGTCACCTGAGGATCGCCGTACACCTCGGAGGTCGACGCGAGCAGGTACCGCGCTCGCTTGGCCTTCGCGAGCCCCAGCGTCTTGTACGTGCCGAGGGCGTTGGCCTTCAAGGTCTGGATGCCGAACTTCGCGTAGTCCACGGGGCTCGCCGGCGAGGCGAAGTGGAGGACGAAGTCCACCTTGCCCGGGATCTTGAGGTCCTCCGAGACGTCCTGCTTCCGGAACGTGAACTTCGGATGCTTCCTCAACGGCGCGAGATTCTCCCGGGAGCCCGTGAGGAGGTTGTCCACCGCGATCACGGTGTGCCCCTCCGCGAGGAGACGCTCGCAGAGGTGACTGCCCAGGAAGCCCGCGCCGCCCGTGACCACGGACCTAGGCATGCTCGAGCAGCTCCTTGAGGAAGGCGCGGGCGGAGTCCTTGAACTCCGCGTGCTGCAGGGTGAGCTCGACGTGGGCGCGGAACCAGTCCAGCTTCGTGCCGATGTCGTACCGCCGTCCCGTGAAGCGGTATGCGTACAGGGGCTCCGTGCGGCGCAGGATGCGCAGGGCGTCCGTGAGCTGGACCTCGCCGTTCTTGCCCGGCGGCGTGGCGCGGATCGCGTCGAAGACGCTCGGCGTCAGCACGTACGTCCCGCTGATGCCGAGCCGCGACGGCGCATCCTCGGCGGACGGCTTCTCGACCAGGTCCGCGATCTCAAGGGTGCGGTCGTCCACCGCCTTCCCGGGTTTGATGATGCCGTAGTCGGAGACCTTCTCGGCTCGCACCTCCTCCACGGCGACCACAGGATGCCGGAGGCGCTCGAACACGTCCCACAGCTGCTTGGCGACGGGAGGCTGCGCCACGTTGATCGTGTCACCCAGGGTGACGAGGAAGGGCTCCTGCCCCACGTGCTTCTCCGCCTGGAGGATCGCGTCGCCGAGGCCTCGTGGCTCCTTCTGGCGAACGAAGTGGACGTGCGCCTTGGCGGAGAGCGCCTCCAGATCTCGGTAGGCGCGGACCTCATGGCTGTTCC
Protein-coding regions in this window:
- a CDS encoding UDP-glucuronic acid decarboxylase family protein, translated to MPRSVVTGGAGFLGSHLCERLLAEGHTVIAVDNLLTGSRENLAPLRKHPKFTFRKQDVSEDLKIPGKVDFVLHFASPASPVDYAKFGIQTLKANALGTYKTLGLAKAKRARYLLASTSEVYGDPQVTPQPETYWGHVNPIGPRSVYDEGKRFAEALAMAYRHQHGLDLRIARIFNTYGSRMRLDDGRVIPNFIGQALRGEPLTVYGDGSQTRSFCYVDELIEGIWRLLTAARVAGPVNLGNPDERTVSEIAALIQKLTGKHVGTVREPLPADDPKVRCPDITKARTVLGWEPRVSLEDGLRRTIAFFEQKAAAMAR
- a CDS encoding UTP--glucose-1-phosphate uridylyltransferase gives rise to the protein MEGFMKAVIPAAGLGVRFLPLTKEQPKEMLPVVDRPAIHWVVEEAVAAGATDLLIITGREKRAIEDYFDASPRWDAVLRNSHEVRAYRDLEALSAKAHVHFVRQKEPRGLGDAILQAEKHVGQEPFLVTLGDTINVAQPPVAKQLWDVFERLRHPVVAVEEVRAEKVSDYGIIKPGKAVDDRTLEIADLVEKPSAEDAPSRLGISGTYVLTPSVFDAIRATPPGKNGEVQLTDALRILRRTEPLYAYRFTGRRYDIGTKLDWFRAHVELTLQHAEFKDSARAFLKELLEHA